Proteins from a genomic interval of Odontesthes bonariensis isolate fOdoBon6 chromosome 7, fOdoBon6.hap1, whole genome shotgun sequence:
- the LOC142383911 gene encoding zinc finger homeobox protein 3-like translates to MDSGEGGGGDGGGGEERDADLSPQALSLPLLTLVVIPEQGSSSHTSAMAPAKEPLTLPQQGEEGAEGSQAREGGEQKEGGRLSQETGVHLKHGMKENFGEGYLSGQMKEEGEVHVGVGEASVTGGLPAALSSRGGEEEKEEEEAISNQSQTKSKCSLLPQQSQHSSSSSTAKASGTLDSKTAASPKPSHPPSPSPQPFPFPPISPKHFSCPSSSSALLSETEVKDIKGDQGWISGFPQSFRSQQSSFAFPLVGTEPASAPAEDDVLAGVPHSSISIGNGAKAPEPNDGQRDTETDDEKDKEGEQKESVLKNLNQDLSPNSLTSHMTIMHSRNSCKTLKCPKCNWHYKSQHTLQVHMKEKHPETESQCVCGASGGKCVCGGATRGVCGYCSSGKPHPRLARGETYACGYKPYRCEVCDYATSSKGNLSIHMQSDKHLNNVQNGGHTNGHMHTPHINNNSSSANGHQVDEQPYSKLPLSNPAPTTPPAKLTPPAHSHSHGKRWRCDVCDYETSIARNLRIHTTSEKHTHNMLRLQRGYYLSHCRSLAPHLKHLQNTGAELSLNMRLTSQHVSEQPVTLGSTLTPSPSPSPSPPPAPSLSPTVPLSQGVFQCLVCSCFSSDSLESVEQHLNAPRSLPQSEWCSLVAGGCHCRLCGYTTPLRANFSLHCQTDRHRTRYQLAAHLQEGGDRGQEGAALIAKGNPIQLRCNLCDYVTSSLEKLQGHSLCSHHEASIRVYRFLQQYDGEVDGGSWLFHCLLCNHSSSSKLQVLKHSQTSDHQQREGLLQLQPMGGEELAAIFTIRKSPGGVTGELIEDMEASSDTSTGLLDTTKDTSNMGAKKIAEETEKTKREEKERRESMLPVKRPSSGCGEMENSLSAKRPRTHQQNENQQTVQCPLCQVKVPYTHLRQHLTHVHSVAQDCVDKLISAVTPSMEQLQPPMESELQTDLPTDGIKKNRITENNNANGSRAADCNASTDSQKNKDISVENTEGDITAPKDVTALLTPPLEDNTIHPSNGTTAPQSPTQIPTSSPPPSPPSDPPSLSDRHGYRFRCSRCSLAFPTQEKLQLHWQYHAMRAATECPLCSRQCRSQEALQRHMQNTHSQQDNTQGQVTLFPPHTVQYIDHNRNSVQQDFSLSPQVGQEAGECDDEEIDEETLGMEETEEQKENYLKERKVVTEVDGGEEDLTEHEKGPHEEIVSEPSSSSLVKKSSNPTMDRYLDPSRPYKCTICSESFTQKTILLVHYNSVSHLHRARRALQDSGSSVTAPEAPRGQDPRPYRCRLCGVGYSQSSTLDIHLRSVLHQTRARAAQNSAPQTPAATVAAPVSVPTAAAQVAITREETTKKPDGVSSSTSSLVDRSTMSDSIDSQQAKKRVAELLASRNQLMLIQQQQLAQAQVQAQLQQQTALLQSQAMQHLPLGTENLLKQHFSLMPDNLLSLQQQLFLPFYLSGDMKLNPELTVKSSDLGQLVSSNSITKEQIKAEAKRESQTDDKQIQKQSSNSILSQPTDHPGSEVKVDAVCNGPSNKKMKREPSNSRVEEKKAEMHIHTVKNESQKEDAVSSSFNLIQSQCPPPRVPYAAANGEPLKALLQSYGYELAMQYIQSRHRHQQQIVTQIIPSADMDKMEVCSEKERDEFSQLQVEKLEECDNNDKGVESNVDKEKKTQSKDEVSLSKEKKCCEMGEKCKNCGKFFSDALILKSHQEYIHRVLFPTTALESFSRQYRLQYDQLYPLAQPKSGENLTTQATAPIRDTCTEPEPTVESVKPLAKTLESSTLLSISDPMTKANATAKDLTTTAPAVSSPSSPSQPQDHQQQEPPTPGTSATATSQNTTPIPLSLSKIPMLPLSLPQLPISPLTIPKLSLPQIPFPMEVPLLSPVVMQSMAFQTQSWLDSSVNPEMAKLYQSQLNPALLGQPPQLNSALLAQQPQLSPALLGQPSQLSPVLLGQPSQASPNQTGQQSQISPTTSEQQGKRTRTRISEDQLSVLRKHFDINSLPSDEEINKMSTLSSLPHKVIKHWFRNTLFKERQRDKDSPYNFNNPPTTALEESREEVAQNLQLTRSPCSLSPGLSINTSQQPQTDLHRGECERGRRSSRTRFTEQQLGTLQGVFEATPYPREEEYDRLSALLSLPNRVIVVWFQNARQRARKNQERGTDDGLEGENQSDNSHSQKNGRYKNDDDNKDNSYEDERQGDSQNENSMDLTYEYYTHPDSPAVDSSSRSIESEQLTIEGDQTPTTMDEEDKTISCQANQSPPPVHTQNRISDADIQQREIAAAMKTGPCPQPDLKLPSESPTERPQSLATSFSQKTMPPNLSMSHSDQGNTHSPPNDQSFEKIADTSPSPPSAPGAETSHTRMLDATACLSTETQPHLQSQAHFQCSFCAASLPSFQLWQEHQTRHLLAAQSQVQFLQSGFVDRTMPYMMLHPNTTLMASQMLSGAMSQIHPNPTHPMISHLNGIQIKNAFSDHPGNTLNNSMTSIKQSTKHISETSFESQRSNREVEEEHRRDKRQRTTITPEQLEVLYQRYSLDSNPTRGVLESIARDVGLTRRVVQVWFQNTRARERKGQFRSVGPGSSFTLGLNHLRCPFCRALFKVKSALDAHLRSRHWAEAERAGYNLSIGNGYSGQTGLARSFVTERPGPSISSNPIPNPGHDNTNKGLTLKQPLSSMSSTTNLSNPEEDDEYYEDDEEYPCEENSSMADQDSPSPEGSGGQNSDWGETQTQQQHHNHQQRQRTQMSHFQVLQLKAFYRNHRTPNRLECETLGQELGLPHRVVQVWFQNARAKEKRAKSLSSESAEREQAELSAGAGERDRA, encoded by the exons ATGgacagtggtgagggaggaggaggggatggagggggaggagaggagagagatgCTGACCTCAGTCCCCAGGCTTTATCTCTTCCTCTCCTGACCCTGGTGGTCATTCCTGAGCAGGGGTCATCCTCTCATACCTCAGCCATGGCCCCTGCCAAAGAGCCCCTGACCCTGCCTCAGCAGGGGGAGGAGGGCGCAGAGGGGTCCCAGGCTAGAGAGGGAGGTGAGCAGAAAGAAGGAGGCCGACTTTCACAGGAGACTGGAGTGCATCTAAAGCATGGTATGAAAGAAAACTTCGGGGAAGGATATTTGTCAGGGCAAATGAAAGAGGAAGGGGAGGTGCATGTAGGTGTGGGAGAGGCATCAGTTACAGGGGGCCTCCCAGCAGCcctcagcagcagaggtggagaggaggagaaggaagaggaggaggccaTCTCAAACCAAAGCCAAACCAAATCCAAATGTTCTTTATTACCTCAACAGAGCCAGCACAGCTCTTCTTCCAGCACTGCAAAGGCCAGTGGCACACTCGACAGCAAAACAGCCGCCTCTCCAAAGCCCTCCCACCCTCCTTCGCCCTCTCCACAACCCTTCCCATTTCCCCCCATATCTCCAAAGCACTTCAGTTGTCCATCCTCCTCTTCTGCCCTGCTGAGCGAGACAGAGGTAAAAGACATTAAGGGAGATCAGGGCTGGATTTCTGGGTTTCCTCAGAGCTTTAGATCCCAGCAGTCTTCTTTTGCTTTTCCACTGGTGGGTACAGAGCCTGCCAGTGCACCTGCTGAGGATGATGTGCTGGCAGGGGTTCCTCACTCTTCCATTTCCATTGGAAATGGTGCCAAAGCTCCAGAACCAAATGACGGCCAGCGAGACACAGAGACGGATGATGAGAAAGACAAAGAAGGGGAACAGAAAGAATCTGTCCTTAAAAACCTTAACCAAGACCTCTCTCCTAACTCACTGACTAGTCACATGACCATAATGCACTCACGCAATTCCTGTAAGACCCTTAAATGCCCCAAGTGTAACTGGCACTATAAGTCTCAGCACACACTGCAAGTCCACATGAAGGAGAAACATCCAGAGACGGAaagccagtgtgtgtgtggagcttctggtggaaaatgtgtgtgtggtggtgcaACACGAGGTGTGTGTGGGTACTGCAGTTCTGGGAAACCCCATCCTCGCTTGGCCCGAGGGGAAACCTACGCCTGTGGCTACAAGCCCTACCGCTGTGAGGTGTGTGACTATGCTACCTCATCGAAAGGCAACCTCAGCATACACATGCAGTCGGATAAACATCTTAACAACGTTCAAAATGGGGGACACACAAATGGTCACATGCACACCCCTCACATCAATAACAACAGCAGCTCCGCCAACGGTCACCAAGTAGATGAGCAACCATACAGCAAGCTCCCACTCTCTAATCCAGCACCCACTACCCCGCCTGCCAAGCTCACACCACCCGCACACTCTCACTCTCATGGTAAGAGGTGGCGGTGTGATGTGTGCGACTATGAGACCAGCATTGCCCGCAACCTGCGCATACACACCACCAGCGAGAAACACACTCATAACATGCTACGGCTCCAGAGAGGTTATTATCTGTCTCACTGCAGGAGTCTTGCTCCACATCTTAAACACCTACAAAACACAG GTGCCGAGCTTTCCTTGAACATGCGTCTGACCAGTCAGCATGTTTCAGAACAGCCAGTCACCCTTGGGTCTACACTGACTCCATCTCCCTCCCCGTCTCCATCCCCTCCTCCAGCCCCATCTCTGTCCCCTACTGTACCCCTCTCGCAGGGCGTGTTCCAATGCCTTGTCTGCTCCTGCTTTTCATCTGACAGCTTAGAGTCTGTGGAGCAGCACCTGAATGCTCCCCGCTCCTTGCCCCAGTCTGAGTGGTGTTCCCTTGTCGCTGGTGGCTGCCACTGCAGACTGTGTGGTTACACCACCCCGCTGAGGGCTAACTTCTCCTTGCACTGCCAGACTGATAGACATCGCACCCGCTACCAGCTTGCTGCTCACCTCCAGGAAGGCGGAGACAGGGGTCAGGAAGGGGCCGCTCTTATTGCTAAGGGCAACCCCATCCAGCTGAGGTGCAACCTGTGTGATTACGTGACTAGCAGTTTGGAGAAGCTACAGGGGCATTCCCTCTGTTCACATCATGAGGCGAGCATCCGGGTTTACAGA TTCCTGCAGCAGTATGATGGTGAGGTTGATGGAGGTTCGTGGCTGTTCCACTGTCTTCTATGCAACCACTCCTCCTCTTCTAAACTGCAAGTACTGAAACACAGTCAAACTTCAGACCATCAGCAGAGGGAAGGGCTACTGCAGCTGCAGCCAATGGGCGGAGAGGAGCTGGCAGCCATTTTTACCATTAGGAAAAGCCCTGGTGGTGTCACAG GAGAGCTCATTGAGGATATGGAGGCTTCCAGTGATACCAGCACTGGTCTTTTGGACACAACCAAAGACACAAGTAACATGGGGGCAAAGAAAATAGCTGAGGAGACAG aaaaaacaaaaagggaagaaaaagaaaggagggAGTCAATGCTCCCAGTCAAACGTCCATCCTCTGGATGTGGGGAAATGGAAAACTCTTTGTCAGCCAAACGCCCCAGAACACACCAGCAAAATGAGAACCAGCAG ACTGTCCAGTGCCCTTTGTGCCAGGTTAAAGTCCCGTACACACACCTTCGACAGCAtctcacacacgtgcacagtGTGGCACAGGACTGTGTAGACAAGCTTATCAGCGCT gttaCACCATCGATGGAACAACTGCAGCCTCCAATGGAGTCAGAACTACAGACAGACTTGCCTACTGATGGTATTAAGAAAAATAGAATTACAGAGAATAACAATGCAAACGGTTCCCGTGCTGCAGATTGCAATGCCTCAACCGattcacagaaaaacaaag ACATTTCAGTAGAAAACACTGAGGGAGACATAACCGCACCCAAAGACGTCACAGCTCTTCTCACCCCACCCCTAGAAGACAACACCATTCACCCCTCCAATGGCACAACGGCGCCGCAATCTCCCACTCAGATCCCTACCTCCTCCCCACCCCCCTCCCCACCCAGTGACCCCCCTTCCCTTTCTGATCGTCATGGTTACCGGTTCCGTTGCAGCAGGTGCAGCTTGGCGTTTCCCACTCAGGAGAAGCTCCAGCTGCATTGGCAGTACCATGCCATGAGGGCGGCGACAGAGTGCCCCCTCTGTTCTAGACAATGCCGCAGTCAGGAGGCCCTGCAGAGAcacatgcagaacacacacTCGCAGCAGGACAACACACAGGGGCAGGTTACACTCTTTCCGCCTCATACTGTACAATACATAGATCATAATAGAAATTCAGTTCAGCAAGATTTTAGTTTGTCACCTCAAGTAGGTCAAGAAGCAGGAGAGTGTGATGATGAAGAGATAGACGAAGAAACTTTAGGCATGGAGGAGACTGAGGAACAGaaagaaaattatttaaaagagAGGAAAGTGGTCACGGAAGTTGATGGAGGGGAGGAGGATTTAACTGAGCACGAGAAAGGGCCTCATGAGGAGATCGTATCAGAACCTAGTTCCAGCTCTCTTGTCAAAAAGAGCTCTAACCCCACAATGGACCGTTATCTTGATCCATCCAGGCCTTACAAATGTACCATATGTTCAGAATCCTTTACTCAGAAAACAATTCTTCTGGTCCATTATAATTCTGTGTCCCATCTCCATCGGGCTAGACGAGCCCTGCAAGACTCTGGTTCGAGTGTAACAGCACCAGAGGCACCACGTGGCCAAGATCCTAGACCCTATCGCTGCCGGTTATGTGGAGTTGGTTACAGCCAGAGCTCTACACTGGACATACATCTTCGCTCTGTTCTTCATCAGACCAGGGCTCGTGCTGCCCAAAACTCAGCTCCGCAGACCCCAGCAGCTACTGTAGCTGCTCCAGTGTCTGTACCCACTGCTGCTGCCCAGGTTGCTATCACCAGAGAAGAAACCACCAAGAAGCCAGATGGAGTAAGCTCTTCAACCTCTTCATTGGTAGACAGGTCAACCATGTCTGACTCAATAGACAGCCAGCAAGCTAAAAAAAGGGTAGCAGAGCTTCTAGCATCAAGAAATCAGCTAATGCTGATACAGCAACAGCAGCTAGCCCAGGCACAGGTTCAGGCTCAATTACAACAGCAGACAGCACTACTCCAGTCCCAAGCCATGCAACACCTTCCTTTAGGGACAGAAAATCTCCTTAAACAACACTTCTCCCTGATGCCAGACAACTTGCTCTCTCTACAGCAGCAACTTTTCCTACCATTTTACTTGTCTGGAGACATGAAACTCAACCCAGAGTtaactgttaaaagctcagatctTGGTCAATTAGTATCTTCCAACTCCATCACCAAAGAACAGATTAAGGCAGAAGCTAAAAGGGAGTCCCAAACAGATGACAAACAAATCCAGAAGCAAAGTTCAAATTCAATTCTTAGCCAACCAACTGATCATCCAGGAAGTGAAGTCAAGGTTGATGCAGTCTGCAATGGACCCTCCAACAAGAAGATGAAAAGAGAGCCCAGCAATTCTCgtgttgaggaaaaaaaagcagaaatgcaTATTCATACTGTTAAAAATGAGAGTCAGAAGGAGGATGCAGTTTCTTCTTCATTTAATCTTATTCAGTCCCAGTGTCCTCCTCCCAGAGTACCATATGCTGCTGCTAATGGGGAGCCTCTTAAAGCTCTGCTGCAGAGTTATGGCTATGAGTTGGCCATGCAATATATACAAAGTCGACACAGGCATCAACAGCAGATAGTAACGCAAATTATACCATCTGCTGATATGGACAAGATGGAAGTGTGCTCAGAGAAGGAAAGAGATGAATTTAGTCAATTACAAGTCGAAAAGTTGGAAGAATGTGACAACAATGATAAAGGGGTGGAAAGCAATGTAGACAAAGAGAAGAAAACGCAGAGTAAAGATGAAGTATCATTGAGCAAAGAGAAAAAATGCTGTGAAATGGGAGAAAAGTGTAAAAACTGTGGCAAGTTTTTCTCAGATGCCTTGATTTTAAAAAGCCACCAGGAGTATATTCATAGGGTGCTGTTCCCAACTACTGCACTGGAGAGTTTTTCCAGACAATATCGACTTCAGTACGACCAGCTGTACCCACTCGCACAGCCTAAATCTGGGGAGAATTTAACCACACAAGCTACTGCTCCAATCCGAGACACATGCACAGAGCCAGAACCCACAGTGGAATCAGTTAAGCCACTAGCAAAAACCCTTGAATCCTCAACTTTATTATCCATTTCAGATCCCATGACTAAAGCAAATGCTACAGCTAAAGACCTGACAACAACTGCCCCTGCAGTCTCATCTCCGTCTTCACCTTCTCAACCACAAGACCATCAACAACAGGAGCCACCCACCCCTGGCACATCAGCTACAGCTACTTCTCAAAATACAACCCCCATACCTCTTTCCTTATCTAAAATACCTATGCTTCCTCTATCCTTACCTCAGCTTCCCATATCCCCACTAACCATACCGAAGCTTTCACTTCCACAAATTCCCTTTCCCATGGAGGTACCACTTCTTTCTCCAGTTGTGATGCAGTCTATGGCTTTCCAAACCCAATCTTGGTTGGACTCAAGTGTGAACCCAGAGATGGCAAAACTCTACCAGTCTCAGCTTAACCCTGCACTACTTGGGCAACCGCCACAGTTGAATTCAGCTTTACTAGCTCAGCAACCACAGCTCAGCCCAGCTTTGTTAGGCCAGCCATCACAGCTTAGTCCTGTTTTGCTGGGTCAACCATCTCAGGCCAGCCCTAACCAAACAGGACAGCAAAGCCAAATCAGCCCAACCACATCTGAACAACAAGGTAAGAGAACCCGAACAAGAATCTCTGAAGATCAACTCTCTGTTCTAAGAAAACACTTTGATATTAATAGTCTCCCCAGTGATGAAGAGATCAACAAGATGTCTACACTGTCTAGTCTGCCTCACAAAGTAATTAAACACTGGTTCCGCAATACTCTATTTAAAGAGCGCCAACGAGACAAGGATTCCCCTTACAATTTTAATAATCCCCCAACCACAGCCCTGGAAGAGTCAAGAGAGGAAGTGGCACAAAACTTGCAACTGACACGTTCCCCATGTTCACTATCCCCAGGCCTGTCAATCAACACCTCCCAACAACCGCAAACAGACCTGCATAGAGGAGAATGCGAAAGGGGCAGACGGTCTTCACGAACCCGTTTCACAGAGCAACAGCTGGGGACTCTACAGGGGGTATTTGAGGCTACTCCTTACCCCAGAGAAGAAGAATATGACAGGTTGTCTGCCCTGTTGTCTCTCCCTAACAGAGTCATAGTTGTATGGTTCCAAAATGCAAGGCAAAGAGCCCGCAAAAATCAAGAAAGGGGAACAGATGATGGATTAGAGGGAGAGAACCAGTCTGATAACAGCCACAGTCAGAAAAATGGCCGTTATaagaatgatgatgataataaagaTAACAGCTATGAGGATGAAAGACAAGGTGACTCTCAAAATGAAAATTCAATGGATTTGACTTATGAGTATTACACTCACCCTGATTCACCTGCAGTTGATTCTTCCTCTCGTAGCATAGAGAGTGAACAACTAACAATCGAAGGTGACCAGACACCCACAACAATGGATGAAGAAGATAAAACAATCTCTTGTCAGGCAAACCAGAGCCCACCACCTGTTCATACTCAAAACAGAATTTCAGATGCCGACATCCAGCAGAGGGAAATTGCTGCAGCCATGAAAACAGGACCCTGTCCACAACCGGATCTCAAGCTGCCATCAGAAAGTCCCACAGAAAGACCTCAGTCTCTTGCCACATCCTTTTCACAAAAGACAATGCCCCCCAACTTGTCTATGTCTCATTCAGACCAAGGGAATACCCATAGTCCTCCTAATGATCAATCTTTTGAAAAGATTGCTGATACATCACCCAGCCCCCCCTCTGCTCCAGGTGCTGAGACAAGCCACACTCGGATGCTTGATGCCACAGCTTGCCTCTCAACTGAAACCCAACCTCACCTTCAATCCCAGGCTCATTTCCAGTGTAGCTTCTGCGCAGCATCCTTACCATCATTCCAGCTGTGGCAAGAACATCAGACCAGGCACCTCCTGGCAGCTCAGTCCCAGGTACAATTCCTGCAGTCTGGATTCGTAGACCGAACTATGCCTTACATGATGCTTCATCCAAACACCACCTTAATGGCCAGCCAAATGCTTTCAGGGGCTATGTCCCAGATTCACCCTAATCCCACACATCCTATGATTTCACACTTGAATGGCATTCAAATTAAGAACGCATTCTCTGATCATCCAGGTAACACCCTTAACAATTCCATGACATCCATAAAGCAGAGTACAAAACATATATCAGAGACCAGTTTTGAAAGCCAAAGGAGCAATAGGGAGGTTGAAGAGGAGCACAGAAGGGATAAACGCCAGAGAACTACCATCACTCCAGAACAGCTTGAAGTGTTATATCAGCGCTACAGTTTGGACTCTAACCCTACCAGAGGAGTCCTTGAAAGCATTGCACGAGATGTGGGCCTCACAAGACGTGTAGTTCAG GTCTGGTTTCAGAATACACGAGCAAGGGAGAGAAAAGGGCAGTTCCGCTCAGTGGGACCAGGATCCAGTTTCACCTTGGGCTTGAACCACCTGCGTTGCCCATTCTGCAGGGCTCTCTTCAAGGTAAAGAGTGCTCTTGATGCCCATCTGAGATCACGTCATTGGGCTGAGGCTGAAAGAGCAGGCTACAACCTATCAATAGGTAATGGATACAGTGGACAGACTGGGTTGGCTAGGTCATTTGTCACAGAGAGACCAGGTCCATCTATCTCCTCCAACCCTATCCCAAACCCTGGCCATGACAACACTAACAAAGGGTTGACTTTGAAGCAACCTTTGAGTTCTATGTCTTCAACCACAAATCTAAGCAACCCAGAGGAGGATGATGAATATTATGAAGATGATGAAGAGTACCCATGTGAAGAGAACTCCAGTATGGCTGACCAGGATTCTCCTAGTCCTGAAGGATCTGGGGGTCAAAACTCAGACTGGGGCGAGACACAAACTCAGCAGCAGCACCACAACCATCAGCAGCGTCAAAGGACACAGATGAGCCACttccaggtactccagcttaAAGCGTTCTACAGGAACCACCGCACACCCAACCGCCTTGAGTGTGAGACACTGGGGCAGGAGCTGGGACTGCCTCACCGTGTGGTGCAG GTGTGGTTCCAGAATGCCAGAGCTAAGGAGAAGAGGGCCAAGAGCCTGAGCTCTGAGTCTGCGGAGAGGGAGCAAGCTGAGCTGTCAGCAGGGGCAGGGGAAAGAGACAGAGCTTAG